A stretch of the Amycolatopsis sp. BJA-103 genome encodes the following:
- a CDS encoding TetR family transcriptional regulator yields the protein MSDIQAAKSPAETTPLRRQPVQQRSAKRVEQMLDASAQLIDELGYDALTTTLIAKRAGVAVGSLYQFFPDKRAVVQALTQRNLERFVASVSETLNELAPEHWWDVVDSILDIYLDMHREVPGFSKVHFGDVVDRQLLDETRDNNAVIVDALTDILSARISSPLDDIRFALTIANETADALLKLAFRRDPRGDERIVAEAKSVVKGYLASKFGEA from the coding sequence GTGTCCGACATCCAGGCCGCGAAATCGCCGGCGGAGACGACTCCGCTCCGGCGGCAGCCCGTCCAGCAACGCAGCGCCAAGCGGGTGGAGCAGATGCTCGACGCCAGCGCCCAGCTGATCGATGAGCTCGGTTACGACGCACTGACGACCACGTTGATCGCGAAGCGCGCGGGGGTGGCCGTCGGGTCGCTGTACCAGTTCTTCCCCGACAAGCGGGCCGTGGTGCAAGCACTGACGCAACGCAACCTCGAACGGTTCGTCGCCTCGGTGTCCGAAACCTTGAACGAGCTCGCGCCCGAACACTGGTGGGATGTCGTGGACTCGATCCTCGACATCTACCTCGACATGCACCGCGAGGTCCCCGGTTTCTCGAAGGTCCACTTCGGTGACGTCGTGGACCGGCAGCTCCTCGACGAGACTCGCGACAACAACGCCGTCATCGTCGACGCGCTCACCGACATCCTCTCGGCGCGGATCTCGTCGCCGCTGGACGACATCCGGTTCGCGCTGACGATCGCGAACGAAACCGCCGACGCGTTGCTGAAGCTGGCGTTCCGCCGTGACCCGCGCGGGGACGAGCGGATCGTGGCGGAGGCGAAGTCGGTGGTGAAGGGGTACTTGGCGAGCAAGTTCGGCGAAGCCTGA
- a CDS encoding GH1 family beta-glucosidase, whose protein sequence is MENPTFPSEFLWGVSTSAFQIEGATGEGGRGQSIWDTFTETEGKIARGEDAKVAADHFHRYSEDIAMMAGLGVGAYRMSFAWPRIQPDGDGKPNADGLAFYDGLIDEVCAAGIDPVGTLFHWDLPQALEDKGGWLSRDTAERFAEYAAILGERFSDRVKMWIPLNEPMVMSIFGYAIGEYAPGKTLLLDALPTAHYQNLAHGLAVQALRAAGARSVGTANNHSPIWPASDSPEDKAAGEWIDALINRTYADPVLLGRYPEQVVEHLPKDFADDLPTIAQPLDFYGVNYYEPQGVAAPGEGNPLPFELRAIEGYPMTTNDSPIVPHGLRDLLVGFQERYREGLPPVYITENGCSFDDVVAEDGHVHDQERIDFLHSHLVAVREAMDAGVDVRGYFVWSLMDNFEWSKGYQPRFGLVHIDYETQKRTPKDSFGWYRKLISHE, encoded by the coding sequence GTGGAGAATCCGACCTTCCCGTCCGAATTCCTGTGGGGTGTCTCGACCTCCGCCTTCCAGATCGAGGGGGCGACCGGCGAGGGCGGCCGAGGACAGTCCATTTGGGACACGTTCACTGAAACGGAGGGGAAGATCGCGCGGGGGGAGGACGCCAAGGTAGCCGCCGATCACTTCCACCGCTACTCCGAAGACATCGCGATGATGGCCGGACTCGGCGTCGGCGCGTACCGGATGTCCTTCGCCTGGCCGAGAATCCAGCCCGACGGCGACGGAAAGCCCAACGCGGACGGCCTCGCCTTCTACGACGGGCTCATCGACGAGGTCTGCGCCGCCGGAATCGACCCGGTCGGGACGCTCTTTCACTGGGATCTCCCGCAGGCGCTCGAGGACAAGGGTGGCTGGCTCTCCCGTGATACCGCCGAACGCTTCGCGGAGTACGCCGCCATCCTGGGCGAGCGGTTCTCCGATCGGGTGAAAATGTGGATCCCGCTCAACGAGCCCATGGTCATGTCGATCTTCGGCTACGCGATCGGCGAATACGCCCCCGGCAAGACACTGCTGCTCGACGCCCTGCCCACCGCGCACTACCAGAATCTGGCCCACGGTCTCGCCGTCCAAGCCCTGCGCGCGGCCGGTGCCCGCAGCGTCGGCACGGCCAACAATCATTCGCCGATCTGGCCCGCCTCCGATTCGCCGGAGGACAAGGCCGCGGGCGAATGGATCGACGCCCTCATCAACCGTACGTACGCCGATCCGGTGCTGCTGGGCCGTTATCCCGAACAAGTCGTCGAACATCTCCCGAAGGACTTCGCCGACGATCTCCCCACCATCGCGCAGCCGCTCGACTTCTACGGGGTGAATTACTACGAGCCGCAGGGCGTCGCCGCGCCCGGTGAAGGCAATCCGCTGCCTTTCGAGCTGCGTGCGATCGAGGGATATCCCATGACCACCAACGATTCCCCGATCGTCCCGCACGGCCTGCGCGATCTGCTCGTCGGCTTCCAGGAGCGCTATCGCGAGGGCCTCCCGCCCGTCTACATCACCGAAAACGGCTGCAGCTTCGACGACGTCGTCGCCGAAGACGGACACGTCCACGACCAGGAGCGCATCGACTTCCTGCACAGCCACCTGGTCGCGGTGCGCGAGGCGATGGACGCCGGCGTCGACGTCCGCGGGTACTTCGTCTGGTCGCTGATGGACAACTTCGAATGGTCGAAGGGCTACCAGCCGCGGTTCGGCCTGGTGCACATCGACTACGAGACACAGAAGCGGACTCCGAAGGACTCCTTCGGCTGGTACCGGAAACTGATCAGCCATGAGTGA
- a CDS encoding MFS transporter, with product MSEVRALPEALAEPVARVRAGWMSLLFFANIALWLGVYAPIQVLLPKQAEILDAANKEAVFSLVTGVGAIVALIANPAVGLLSDRTCSARGRRHPWTAVGAVVAAAGLLVLAFAPNVAVMVLGWCLVQAGLNGMLAMLVSAIADRVPVPQRAQVGGLVGIAQMLGTVLGAVVVVVMLDLAGLPLGYAVCAAIVLVGAAAFVLRTPDARLPVEYRPSAKSRDVLSNLWISPRKHPDFAWAWGCHFMINLGNAFGTLYLLFFLKDAVHYEDPDTGLLIMMGLYGAALIVGALIAGHFSDKSGRRKPYVLAASAVMAVAALLLVVWQNWTAALAASPLLGIGFGAYMAVALAMLTQVLPAAQNRAKDLGVINIANSLPQVVAPMLTAPILAYLGGYPSLFAASALSTVIAAVLVTRVKSVS from the coding sequence ATGAGTGAGGTCAGAGCCCTGCCCGAGGCGCTCGCCGAGCCGGTCGCCAGGGTCCGCGCGGGCTGGATGAGCCTGCTGTTCTTCGCGAACATCGCGCTCTGGCTCGGGGTCTACGCGCCCATCCAGGTCCTGCTGCCGAAACAGGCCGAAATCCTGGACGCGGCCAACAAAGAAGCCGTGTTCAGCCTGGTCACCGGCGTCGGCGCGATCGTCGCGCTGATCGCCAACCCGGCCGTCGGCCTGCTCTCGGACCGCACCTGTTCCGCGCGCGGCCGCCGTCATCCGTGGACGGCCGTCGGCGCGGTGGTCGCCGCGGCCGGCCTGCTCGTCCTCGCGTTCGCGCCGAACGTCGCGGTCATGGTGCTCGGCTGGTGCCTGGTGCAGGCGGGCCTGAACGGAATGCTCGCGATGCTGGTCTCGGCGATCGCCGACCGGGTGCCCGTGCCTCAGCGCGCGCAGGTCGGCGGCCTGGTCGGCATCGCGCAGATGCTCGGGACCGTGCTCGGCGCGGTGGTGGTCGTGGTGATGCTCGACCTCGCCGGTCTCCCGCTGGGATACGCGGTGTGCGCGGCCATCGTGCTGGTGGGCGCGGCCGCTTTCGTCCTGCGCACACCGGACGCGCGGCTGCCGGTCGAGTACCGGCCGTCGGCCAAGTCCCGTGACGTGCTGTCGAACCTGTGGATCTCCCCGCGCAAGCATCCGGACTTCGCCTGGGCGTGGGGCTGTCACTTCATGATCAACCTCGGCAACGCCTTCGGGACGCTGTATCTGCTGTTCTTCCTCAAGGACGCGGTGCACTACGAAGACCCGGACACCGGCCTGCTGATCATGATGGGGCTCTACGGCGCCGCGCTCATCGTCGGCGCGCTCATCGCCGGGCATTTCTCCGACAAGTCCGGACGTCGCAAGCCATACGTCCTCGCGGCGTCAGCGGTGATGGCGGTGGCCGCACTCCTGCTGGTCGTCTGGCAGAACTGGACGGCCGCGCTCGCGGCGTCACCGTTGCTGGGCATCGGTTTCGGTGCGTACATGGCCGTCGCGCTGGCGATGCTCACGCAGGTGTTGCCCGCCGCGCAGAACCGGGCGAAGGACCTCGGGGTCATCAACATCGCGAACTCGCTGCCGCAGGTGGTGGCGCCGATGCTGACCGCGCCGATCCTGGCGTACCTGGGCGGGTATCCGAGCCTCTTCGCGGCTTCGGCGCTGTCCACCGTCATCGCCGCGGTACTGGTCACGCGGGTGAAATCGGTCAGCTGA
- a CDS encoding helix-turn-helix transcriptional regulator has translation MDASIGGGAVAGSDPKSRQSHPVPPDAWEQPEMRAALASREISSVYRLLRKHGVSQRQIAAMTGQSQSEVSEILKGRQVMAYDVLTRIADGLGVPRGYMGLAYDEATAIKVVGAADGQQAEEDESVKRRRFLAHAAQVTMGAAVFGPESGTWSSGPAKTPAPGRIGMTDVRQVEAATRALRSLDYQYGGGFCRDAVVAQLSWGQQMLESNGTEMVKNRLYVALADLHSLAGWTSFDTGLLDSARGHFANALDLAKQGDNHPLVANVLYRMGRVYLHQDAPNDALKLFQFGQIAAQESGSELAVAVLCANEAWAYAMMGNEEQATKLLGRSKDEFARADLAEAESWVKFFTETDVYAMIGTVHTVLAAKNAEHTKYAIPALTKAVESYDDDMARSKTFMLSALATNHLLEGDLDHGAKVGSKAVDTAEGIKSERVKDRMRPLQVEAERRRNNADARDLADRLNSFYAA, from the coding sequence ATGGACGCCAGTATCGGTGGCGGCGCTGTCGCCGGCTCGGACCCCAAGAGCCGCCAGAGTCACCCCGTGCCGCCGGATGCCTGGGAGCAGCCGGAGATGCGAGCCGCACTGGCCTCACGGGAGATTTCGTCCGTGTACCGGCTGTTGCGCAAGCACGGTGTTTCGCAGCGTCAGATCGCCGCGATGACCGGCCAATCGCAGTCCGAGGTGTCCGAGATCCTCAAAGGTCGCCAGGTGATGGCGTACGACGTGCTCACCCGCATCGCTGACGGCCTTGGTGTCCCCCGGGGATACATGGGTCTCGCCTATGACGAGGCGACAGCGATCAAGGTCGTCGGCGCTGCCGACGGCCAGCAGGCGGAGGAGGACGAGTCCGTGAAGCGACGGAGGTTCCTCGCGCACGCCGCCCAGGTCACGATGGGTGCGGCGGTGTTCGGTCCGGAATCGGGTACCTGGTCGTCCGGGCCGGCGAAGACGCCCGCCCCCGGGCGGATCGGCATGACCGACGTCCGTCAGGTGGAGGCCGCGACCAGAGCGCTCCGGTCCCTCGACTACCAGTACGGCGGCGGTTTCTGCCGCGACGCCGTGGTCGCGCAGCTGTCCTGGGGACAGCAGATGCTCGAGTCCAACGGCACCGAAATGGTCAAGAACCGCCTGTACGTCGCACTGGCCGATCTGCACAGCCTCGCGGGCTGGACGTCCTTCGACACCGGCCTCTTGGACTCCGCGCGCGGCCATTTCGCGAACGCGCTGGACCTGGCCAAACAGGGCGACAACCACCCGCTGGTGGCCAACGTCCTCTACCGGATGGGCCGCGTCTACCTGCACCAGGATGCCCCGAACGACGCGCTGAAACTGTTCCAGTTCGGCCAGATCGCCGCCCAGGAATCGGGCTCCGAGCTGGCGGTCGCCGTGCTCTGCGCCAACGAGGCGTGGGCCTACGCGATGATGGGCAACGAGGAGCAGGCCACGAAGCTGCTCGGCCGGAGCAAGGACGAGTTCGCCCGCGCCGACCTGGCCGAGGCCGAGTCCTGGGTCAAGTTCTTCACCGAGACCGACGTCTACGCCATGATCGGCACCGTGCACACGGTGCTCGCCGCGAAGAACGCCGAGCACACCAAGTACGCGATCCCGGCGCTGACCAAGGCCGTCGAGTCCTACGACGACGACATGGCCCGCAGCAAGACGTTCATGCTCAGCGCGCTGGCCACGAACCACCTGCTCGAAGGCGATCTCGATCATGGCGCCAAGGTGGGCTCGAAGGCCGTCGACACCGCCGAAGGCATCAAGTCGGAGCGGGTGAAGGACCGGATGCGGCCGCTGCAGGTCGAGGCGGAGCGCCGCCGGAACAACGCCGACGCCCGTGACCTCGCCGATCGCCTCAACTCCTTCTACGCCGCCTGA
- a CDS encoding aminoglycoside phosphotransferase family protein: MDGRFTPGKLHDALGRTCELLGVDPDGARLLRFTNNAVYELASAPFVVRIVGSTLLRHRVGTVVRVARHFERHEVPAIRLIPGLDQPLPVGDHLVTVWWKVPSTGRKAKTADLAALLRRVHALEPPDGLAEWAPFAAVRARVSDAEELADGDRRFLLERCAEVEAALETLDFPLPRGLVHGDAHTGNVITGPDGPVLCDFDSSCVGPPEWDLTPLAVGHERFGDPPARYRVFAERYGFDVTTWSGFSVLRAIRELKLTTSVLPILRSHPSVRDELRKRLDDLRNGRTGARWNRYR; the protein is encoded by the coding sequence TTGGACGGCCGGTTCACGCCCGGCAAACTGCACGATGCCCTGGGGCGGACGTGTGAGCTGCTGGGCGTGGACCCCGACGGCGCCCGGCTGCTGAGGTTCACCAACAACGCCGTCTACGAACTGGCGAGCGCGCCGTTCGTCGTGCGGATCGTCGGGTCCACCCTGCTGCGGCACCGCGTCGGCACGGTCGTGCGGGTCGCGCGGCACTTCGAGCGGCACGAGGTGCCCGCCATCCGCCTGATTCCCGGCCTCGACCAGCCGTTGCCGGTCGGCGACCATCTCGTGACGGTCTGGTGGAAAGTGCCGTCCACCGGCCGGAAGGCCAAGACCGCAGACCTCGCCGCGCTGCTGCGCCGGGTCCACGCGCTCGAGCCGCCGGACGGACTCGCCGAGTGGGCGCCGTTCGCCGCGGTCCGCGCCCGGGTTTCGGACGCGGAGGAGCTGGCCGACGGTGACCGCAGGTTCCTGCTGGAGCGCTGTGCCGAGGTCGAGGCCGCCCTCGAAACGCTCGATTTCCCCCTGCCCAGGGGCCTCGTCCACGGGGACGCGCACACCGGGAACGTGATCACCGGGCCCGACGGCCCGGTGCTGTGCGATTTCGATTCGTCCTGCGTCGGGCCGCCGGAATGGGACCTGACGCCGCTGGCCGTCGGCCATGAACGGTTCGGTGATCCACCGGCCCGCTATCGCGTGTTCGCCGAGCGGTACGGATTCGACGTGACCACGTGGTCCGGGTTCTCGGTACTGCGCGCCATCCGTGAACTGAAGCTCACCACGAGTGTTCTCCCGATTCTCCGCAGTCACCCCAGCGTGCGCGATGAGCTGCGAAAACGGTTGGACGATCTCCGGAACGGGCGCACCGGTGCCCGCTGGAACCGGTATCGGTGA